The Spiroplasma litorale nucleotide sequence ATTTTTACCCCAATTTGTTTAAACATTTTTTCTGTGTTTTCAACCAAAATCGGTTTTAATAGGTAAATTATAATTACAATATTATTATGTAATATTTTTATAACTTTTTTAAGTTCATCTATTTTATCATTTTTTTCTAAATCTCAAGGCTTAATGTCCTCAATATACTTGTTACAACTTTGACCTAGTTTTAAAACTTCTTCTATTGCTTCTGTAACTTTGTATTCATTCATAAATTTTTTGTAGTTTGTAATTGTTTCTATTCCTTTTTTATAAAGAGAATCTGATTCAATATTAGCTTCAGGTGTTTGTCCATCAAAATATTTTATAATCATGTTAGATGTTCGTGAAATTAGATTACCAACATTATTTGCAAGATTTGTGTTAAAAGATTCTATAAATAATTCCTCAGTAAAATTTCCATCCTTATAGGTTGGTAAATTATATGAAATATAAAATCTTAGTGCATCACTTGAAAAATCGTCAATTATTTTTAGAGGGTCAATTACATTATTAAGAGATTTACTCATTTTATCGTTTTTACTTAAAATCCACCCATGAGAAAGAATTTTTGAAGGTAATCTTAAATCTAAAGCTTTTAGTAGTACTGGTCAATAAATAGAATGAAACCTTGTAATTTCTTTTCCAATTATTTGCAATATTTCTGTGTCTTTAGATCAAAATGTATCCATTAAGTTTTTTTCATTATTTTTATAACCAAGAGCAGTTATATAATTGCTTAATGCATCAATTCAAACATAAATTACATGTTTAGGGTCTTCAATAACTGGTATGCCTCATTTAAAATTTATTCTTGTAACAGACAAGTCTTCTAAGTCATTATTAATAAAATTATTTAGCATTTCTTTTTTTCTATTCTCTGGTTCTAAAAAATCTGTTTTAAAGATTTCTTGTAAATAAGTTTTAAACTCAGTAATTTTCAAAATGTAAGAATCTTCTTCAAAAATAATAAATTCTTTTTTACACACTACATGAAATTTATTATCTACAATTTGTTCTTTAGTAAGAAACTCTTCACAACTAATACAATATTCACCTTTATATTTTGAAAGATAAATAAGTTTTTTTTCTAATAGAAAAGAGAAAATTTTTTGAACAGAGTCAATATGATATTGATCTGTTGTTCTAATAAATTTATTGTAATTTATGTTTAATTTTTTTCACAAATTTTTAAAATTTAATACAATTTCATTAACATATTCTATTGGTTCTAGATTATTTTCTTTTGCTTTTAATTCTATTTTTTGACCATGTTCATCAGATCCAGTCAAAAAAAAGGTGTTATAACCATCTTCTTTTTTATATCTACATATAACGTCTGCTAATGTAGTTGTGTAAGCGTGACCAATATGTAAATTCCCACTTGGGTAATATATTGGAGTGGTTACATAGAAATTTTTTTTCATCTTTATTTAGCAATTTCTAAACTATAGATTGCTTTTAAGCCTCTATAGCTTTCGTTATATGTTAATCCATAACCAACTATAAATAAATTATCAATTTTAAATAATGATTCATATTCTAAAGATATGTTACGATCTTTATTATCTTTTTCTATTAAATTTAAAATTTTGATTGAACCTGGATCTTCATTTTTAACATAATCATATAATCTTGTTAATGTATTACCATTTAATAAAATGTCATTTACTATAAGAACATTTTTACCTTTTAATGATTCTGTTAGACCAAGATCAATTTTAGAATTTTGTAAATTACAATTTTCTATATCTTTAGTTGGAGTAGCTACGAACTGAATTGTTACATCGATTGGTAATTCCCTAATTAAATCAGCAATAAAAATAAATGAGTTTCTTAAATCAGCAACTATTGTAAGTTGTTGATTTTCATATAATTTTCCATAGCTCTGTGCAGCATTGGCGATTGCAGATCTAATTTCTTCTTCTGTTATAATTGTTACTAGTTTTTGGTTTTCCATAAATTATTTAACCACCCTTTCAAAGACACGATTTACATGTCTTAAGAAGTATTTCAAATCAAAGAGTTCTTCAAATTCATTTAAGTTGGAAATATAATTATTAATACCATTTTCTAATAAAATTGATTTAAAGTCTTTATTTTTTAATTGGCACTCTAAAGTGCATTTTTGAATGAAATCATAAACTTCTTCTCTAGAAAAATTATACTTTATTAATATGTATGTTAATACCCTTTGACTATAAAAAATGTTATTTTGACTATTAATATGTTCTAACATTTTATCCTTATTTACAACTAAATTACTAATTGTACTAGTTGTTCTTCTTAGTATGTAAACCATAATATTAAAAACATCTGGAAGCATTAATCTTTCATTTGAACTATGAGATATGTCTCTTTCATGTCATAAGACATTGTTTTCTAAAGATGTTGATACAAAACCTCTTATATACCTTGCTAGTCCAGTAATATTTTCTGAACTAATTGGGTTTTTTTTATGAGGCATTGAACTAGAGCCTTTTTGGCCTTTATCAAAACCTTCACAAACTTCTTGAACTTCACTTCTTTGAAACAATCTAATTTCTGTAGTTATTTTTTCTAAAGTGCTTGATATATTTGCAAATACTTGTATTAAATTTGCATGTCTATCTCTTTGAGTTACTTGAGTAGAAATATTATCAAGATTAAGATCAAATTCTTTTGCTACAAACTCTTCAATATCTGGTTCTATATTTGCATAATTACCCATTGAACCAGATATTTTAGCAACCTCTATTTGATTTTTTGCAAGTTCAAATCTACTTATTTGTCTTTTTAATTCATCGTATCATAGTAAAAATTTTAGACCCAGTGATGTTGGTTCTCCATACATTCCATGAGATCTTCCCATAATTAATGTTTCTTTATTTTCTATAGCTTTTTTCTTAATTTCTTCTAATAATTTATTTATCTCTTTTAAAACAATTTGGTTAGACTGTTTTATCAAAACATTTTGAGCTGTATCAACCACATCTGTAGAAGTAAGTCCAAGATGGATTCATCTTTTTTCTTCTCCTAAATACTCAGAAATCATTCTTGTAAAAGCAACAACATCATGTTTAGTTTCTTTTTCAATTTCCAACATTCTTGGTATGTTAATTTCTTTAAGTTTATCTATTAAATCCATATCCTTTTTAGGGACTACACCAAGGTTATTTCATGCTCTTACAACAACTTTTTCAACTTCAAGTCATGTTAAAAGTTTATTTTCTTCACTTCAAATTTTTTCAATTTCATTAATAAGGTATCGTTCTATCATTTAATTTTCTCCTAAAAAAAATCTTCATACAATATTGTTTGATTTCTATCTGGTCCCACTGAAAATCCATCTATTTTTATTTCACATATTTTTTCTATCAACTTAATATAATTTTTAGCTTCATCTGGTAACTCAATAAAAGAAGTTATTTTTGTAATGTCTTTTGTTCAACCTGGTGTTGATATATATATTGGTTTACAATCAGCTAAATCATTTGCGTTATTTGGCATAATGCTTATTTTTTTGTTATTTAATTCATAACCAACACAAATATTTAAAGTATCTATACCTGTTAACACATCTAATAATGTAATAAATATTGAATCTAAACCAGATGTTCTTATTGCATGTTTTAATGCAACAGCATCAAACCATCCTATTCTTCTTGGCCTACCTGTATTTGACCCAAATTCATTACCAACTGTACGGATTTTATTTGCAATTTCATCATTTATTTCACTTGGAAATGGTCCTTCTCCAACTCTTGTACAATAAGCTTTAACAATTCCAAGAGTTTTTTCAATTAGTTTATGGCTAATACCTGTACCAATTGAAGCATTGTTCGCAGAAGTGTTAGAACTTGTTACATAAGGATATGTTCCATGATCTATATCAAGCATTGCTCCCTGCGCACCTTCAAATAAAACATTTTTGCCATCCTTAATTGCATTCTCTACAAAAATATCACAATCAGTTACTCAAGGTTTAATTTTATTGTAAGCTGCTTGAAGTTGGTCATACAAGTCCTCAAAAGTAATTGAAAAGTCTATATCAAACATTTTCTTAAGGAACTTAACATTGTAATCATATGTTGCTTTTAAATGTTCACCAAAACTAGGTCTTGGAATATCACATATCCTAATACCAAATCTTGAAATCTTATCATTATAAGCTGGTCCAATCCCTTTTTTTGTAGTTCCTATTTTAAAATCTTTTCTTTCATTTTCTAATGCATTGTCTATTTCGATGTGGTATGGCATTAAAACGTGTGCTTTATTTGAAATTAATAAATTTCCGTGACTTGTACCAAACTTTTCAATAACATCAATTTCTTTAATTAAGTTATCCAAATTTATCACACAACCATTACCTATTACATTTGTTGTTTTTTTATTAAATATCCCTGAAGGCACGATTGTAACTTTATGTTTTTCACCATTAAAGTTAATAACGTGTCCTGCATTATCTCCGCCCGAAAATCTAACTACTACATCTGCTTTTTGACCAAAGTAATCAGTCATTTTACCTTTACCTTCGTCACCTCATTGAGCACCAACAATTACAAGTGAATTATACTTTCTCATAAATCTCCTTAATTAAATTCGTTCATTATTTTTAAAAAATCAATATTTTTAACAAAATCTTCAATGAACTTTTGTTTTTTCTTAAAATTTTCAATTATTAAATCAATTTCTTGATCTTTTAATTTCATTAAAACTCAATCAACAATCTTAATATTATTAATTGGTTTGCCAACACCAACTTTTAACCTTTTAAAATCTTGTCTACCTAAATGTTGAATGATATTCTTAAGACCATTGTGTCCACCTGAGCTTCCTTTGTTTTTAAAACGAAGTACACCAACATCAAGATCTTTATCATCATGTATCACTATGATATCATCTACGTTTATTTTGAAATAATTCATCGCTTTTATAATGGCCTCACCTGATAGATTCATATAAGTTAAAGGCTTAAGAAATATTGTTTTTATATTATCTATCTTTGTAATGTAAATTTCAGCATCAAACTTTAAACCTTTTTTCTCATACCCATACTTTTCAAGCAAATAATCTATCAATATAAATCCAGCATTATGTCTTGTTCTAGAATAATTAGAACCTGGATTGCCAAGACCAATAATCAATTTTTGCATTTTATTTAAATTTTTCTACATATGATTTAACTTTTTCTGCTATTCTTGCTTGTTCTTCTTCATAAACTTTTGTTAAAGGGTTTTTTTCATAAGAACTTTTAATCATTGCAGACATTAATTTTGCAACAGATATAATTTTTAAACCGTCAAATTTTTTTGATTCAGGTAAATCAATTGTATTTGTTACAACTACCTGCTTAATAATTTTTTCTTTTATTGCTTGTTTCAAATTTTCGACAGCATTACCATTAAATAAACCGTGACAAGCAATTAAGTAAATTTCTTTTGCCCCTTCTGTTTTCAATGCTTTTGCTGCATTTATAATTGTTCCACCTGTATCAATCATGTCATCGATTATAAAACAAGTTTTATTAGCAACATCTCCAAGAATAAACTCAACCTCTGCTTTATTAGGTTCAGGTCTTCTTTTTGCAATTACTGCAATACCGTTTGTTATGTTTCCAGTATATTTTGCAACACCATGGACTCTT carries:
- the metG gene encoding methionine--tRNA ligase, translated to MKKNFYVTTPIYYPSGNLHIGHAYTTTLADVICRYKKEDGYNTFFLTGSDEHGQKIELKAKENNLEPIEYVNEIVLNFKNLWKKLNINYNKFIRTTDQYHIDSVQKIFSFLLEKKLIYLSKYKGEYCISCEEFLTKEQIVDNKFHVVCKKEFIIFEEDSYILKITEFKTYLQEIFKTDFLEPENRKKEMLNNFINNDLEDLSVTRINFKWGIPVIEDPKHVIYVWIDALSNYITALGYKNNEKNLMDTFWSKDTEILQIIGKEITRFHSIYWPVLLKALDLRLPSKILSHGWILSKNDKMSKSLNNVIDPLKIIDDFSSDALRFYISYNLPTYKDGNFTEELFIESFNTNLANNVGNLISRTSNMIIKYFDGQTPEANIESDSLYKKGIETITNYKKFMNEYKVTEAIEEVLKLGQSCNKYIEDIKPWDLEKNDKIDELKKVIKILHNNIVIIIYLLKPILVENTEKMFKQIGVKIDDVNFDSINNKKYSIDKISSREIIFKRI
- a CDS encoding phosphoribosyltransferase, which codes for MENQKLVTIITEEEIRSAIANAAQSYGKLYENQQLTIVADLRNSFIFIADLIRELPIDVTIQFVATPTKDIENCNLQNSKIDLGLTESLKGKNVLIVNDILLNGNTLTRLYDYVKNEDPGSIKILNLIEKDNKDRNISLEYESLFKIDNLFIVGYGLTYNESYRGLKAIYSLEIAK
- the purB gene encoding adenylosuccinate lyase codes for the protein MIERYLINEIEKIWSEENKLLTWLEVEKVVVRAWNNLGVVPKKDMDLIDKLKEINIPRMLEIEKETKHDVVAFTRMISEYLGEEKRWIHLGLTSTDVVDTAQNVLIKQSNQIVLKEINKLLEEIKKKAIENKETLIMGRSHGMYGEPTSLGLKFLLWYDELKRQISRFELAKNQIEVAKISGSMGNYANIEPDIEEFVAKEFDLNLDNISTQVTQRDRHANLIQVFANISSTLEKITTEIRLFQRSEVQEVCEGFDKGQKGSSSMPHKKNPISSENITGLARYIRGFVSTSLENNVLWHERDISHSSNERLMLPDVFNIMVYILRRTTSTISNLVVNKDKMLEHINSQNNIFYSQRVLTYILIKYNFSREEVYDFIQKCTLECQLKNKDFKSILLENGINNYISNLNEFEELFDLKYFLRHVNRVFERVVK
- a CDS encoding adenylosuccinate synthase, translating into MRKYNSLVIVGAQWGDEGKGKMTDYFGQKADVVVRFSGGDNAGHVINFNGEKHKVTIVPSGIFNKKTTNVIGNGCVINLDNLIKEIDVIEKFGTSHGNLLISNKAHVLMPYHIEIDNALENERKDFKIGTTKKGIGPAYNDKISRFGIRICDIPRPSFGEHLKATYDYNVKFLKKMFDIDFSITFEDLYDQLQAAYNKIKPWVTDCDIFVENAIKDGKNVLFEGAQGAMLDIDHGTYPYVTSSNTSANNASIGTGISHKLIEKTLGIVKAYCTRVGEGPFPSEINDEIANKIRTVGNEFGSNTGRPRRIGWFDAVALKHAIRTSGLDSIFITLLDVLTGIDTLNICVGYELNNKKISIMPNNANDLADCKPIYISTPGWTKDITKITSFIELPDEAKNYIKLIEKICEIKIDGFSVGPDRNQTILYEDFF
- the pth gene encoding aminoacyl-tRNA hydrolase, whose translation is MQKLIIGLGNPGSNYSRTRHNAGFILIDYLLEKYGYEKKGLKFDAEIYITKIDNIKTIFLKPLTYMNLSGEAIIKAMNYFKINVDDIIVIHDDKDLDVGVLRFKNKGSSGGHNGLKNIIQHLGRQDFKRLKVGVGKPINNIKIVDWVLMKLKDQEIDLIIENFKKKQKFIEDFVKNIDFLKIMNEFN